From the Arthrobacter sp. PM3 genome, one window contains:
- a CDS encoding APC family permease: MTPNKAPGGRPGQQLQRRLGVFDSTAIGLGSMLGAGVFVVFSPAAALAGPLLVLAVAVAGVIAYCNAVASAQLAAKYPASGGTYVYGRRQLGEWPGFIAGWGFVTGKTASCAAMALTFGHYVAPAYATPLAVAAVVVLTGVNLLGITRTAMLTRILLAVVLATLAFVAVASLLGPHPAGAPASGTTAPLTTPAGGWGVLPAAGLMFFAFAGYARIATLGEEVKDPTRTIPRAILAALAGAFVIYLGLAALLQWHLPPQLLAGSTAPLLDAVAVSQLSGGVPFVQAGAAAACLGALLALITGVGRTTLAMARERDLPGPLARVGGTHTVPFVAELAVAGVVIILLLLSTNVMTVVGFSSFGVLIYYAVTNAAAFTLAGRPWHAPRWLNVLGFLGCLVLAVTLPPASMLVMAAVLTVGMAGRYLVLRLRRTRRKD; this comes from the coding sequence ATGACGCCGAACAAGGCGCCCGGTGGGCGCCCCGGCCAGCAGCTACAGCGTCGCCTCGGTGTGTTTGATTCCACGGCAATCGGCCTCGGTTCCATGCTGGGCGCCGGGGTCTTCGTGGTCTTCTCCCCCGCCGCCGCCCTGGCCGGGCCGCTGCTGGTGCTGGCGGTGGCCGTGGCCGGCGTCATCGCCTACTGCAACGCCGTGGCGTCCGCCCAACTGGCGGCAAAGTATCCTGCCAGCGGCGGAACCTACGTATACGGGCGCCGGCAGTTGGGCGAGTGGCCGGGCTTCATTGCCGGCTGGGGTTTCGTGACGGGCAAGACGGCGTCCTGCGCGGCGATGGCGCTCACGTTCGGACACTACGTGGCGCCGGCGTACGCCACGCCGCTGGCCGTCGCCGCCGTCGTGGTTCTCACCGGGGTCAACCTGCTCGGCATTACCCGGACAGCAATGCTGACCAGGATCCTGCTGGCCGTGGTGCTGGCAACGCTCGCCTTCGTCGCCGTCGCCTCGCTGCTCGGCCCCCACCCGGCCGGCGCCCCCGCGTCGGGGACAACGGCACCACTGACGACGCCGGCCGGCGGCTGGGGCGTCCTTCCCGCCGCGGGGCTGATGTTCTTCGCTTTCGCCGGCTACGCGCGGATCGCCACCCTGGGCGAAGAGGTCAAGGACCCCACCCGCACCATCCCGCGCGCCATCCTGGCGGCACTGGCCGGGGCCTTCGTGATCTACCTCGGCCTGGCCGCCCTGCTGCAGTGGCACCTGCCGCCGCAACTGCTGGCGGGTTCGACGGCGCCGCTGCTGGACGCCGTTGCCGTGTCGCAGCTCAGCGGCGGAGTCCCCTTCGTCCAGGCCGGGGCCGCCGCCGCCTGCCTCGGCGCGCTGCTGGCCCTGATCACCGGGGTGGGCAGGACCACCCTGGCGATGGCCCGGGAACGCGACCTTCCGGGCCCGCTGGCGCGGGTGGGCGGCACCCACACCGTCCCGTTTGTCGCGGAACTCGCCGTCGCCGGCGTCGTCATCATCCTGCTGCTGCTGAGCACCAACGTGATGACCGTGGTGGGCTTTTCCAGCTTCGGCGTGCTGATCTACTACGCGGTGACCAACGCCGCGGCCTTCACCCTCGCCGGCCGGCCGTGGCATGCGCCGCGCTGGCTCAACGTGTTGGGCTTCCTCGGCTGCCTGGTCCTGGCCGTGACGTTGCCGCCGGCCTCCATGCTGGTCATGGCTGCGGTGCTCACCGTCGGGATGGCAGGGCGGTACCTGGTCCTGCGGCTGCGCCGGACCCGCCGGAAGGACTAA
- a CDS encoding replication-associated recombination protein A, whose translation MEDLFGAGRDDAAGIDDGHDDADGHDDSRDDSGTSGPAARSAAPRSPLAVRMRPRTLDDVVGQQHLLGQGSPLRQLAAGSEATGPAGPSSVILWGPPGTGKTTLAHVIAKGPGRKFVELSAITAGVKDVRRVMDEALTARDLYKTTTVLFLDEIHRFNKAQQDALLPGVENRWVVLVAATTENPSFSVVSPLLSRSLLLTLKPLTDADVEGLLQRATADPRGLNGKAALSAEALAHLVRLSGGDARRALTALEAAAGVAFGDADDTDAVVAGAAGTGTADPVTIQLRHTERALDAASVRYDRAGDQHYDVASAFIKSIRGSDVDAALHYLARMLEAGEDPRFVARRIVISAAEDVGMADPTALQTAVAAAQAVQLIGMPEGRIILAEAVVHLATAPKSNAAYMGINQAIADVRAGLGNGIPAHLRDAHYPGSKQLGHGKGYKYAHDAPHAVATQQYPPDDLVGRNYYLPTANGAERDIAARLDRLRRIIRGT comes from the coding sequence GTGGAAGATCTCTTTGGCGCAGGGCGGGACGACGCCGCTGGAATCGACGACGGACACGACGACGCCGACGGACACGATGACAGCCGCGACGACTCCGGCACGTCCGGTCCCGCCGCCCGGTCCGCCGCGCCGCGCAGCCCGCTCGCGGTCCGGATGCGGCCGCGCACCCTGGATGACGTGGTGGGCCAGCAGCATCTGCTGGGGCAGGGTTCTCCGCTGCGCCAGCTCGCCGCCGGATCCGAGGCTACCGGCCCGGCCGGGCCGAGTTCGGTGATTCTTTGGGGTCCCCCCGGCACCGGCAAGACCACCCTGGCCCATGTCATAGCCAAGGGTCCCGGCCGGAAGTTCGTCGAGCTCTCCGCCATCACCGCCGGCGTCAAGGATGTCCGCCGTGTCATGGACGAGGCCCTGACGGCGCGGGATCTGTACAAGACCACCACCGTCCTCTTCCTCGACGAGATCCACCGCTTCAATAAGGCCCAGCAGGACGCGCTCCTGCCCGGCGTTGAGAACCGGTGGGTGGTGCTCGTGGCGGCCACCACGGAAAACCCCTCATTCTCCGTGGTGTCCCCGTTGCTTTCCCGTTCGCTGCTGCTGACGCTCAAGCCGCTCACCGACGCTGATGTCGAAGGCCTTCTGCAGCGCGCCACCGCGGACCCCCGCGGGCTGAACGGCAAGGCCGCACTCAGCGCCGAAGCGCTGGCTCACCTGGTCCGGCTTTCCGGCGGCGACGCCCGCCGCGCCCTCACAGCGCTCGAGGCCGCCGCCGGCGTCGCGTTCGGCGACGCGGACGACACTGACGCAGTCGTTGCCGGTGCAGCCGGCACGGGAACGGCGGACCCGGTTACCATCCAGCTGCGGCACACCGAGCGTGCCCTCGATGCCGCCTCCGTGCGATACGACCGCGCCGGCGACCAGCACTACGACGTCGCCAGCGCGTTCATCAAATCCATCCGGGGCTCCGACGTCGACGCCGCGTTGCACTACCTTGCCCGGATGCTCGAGGCGGGGGAGGACCCGCGGTTCGTGGCCCGACGTATCGTGATCTCCGCCGCTGAGGACGTCGGGATGGCGGACCCGACAGCGTTGCAAACCGCCGTCGCGGCGGCCCAGGCCGTGCAACTGATCGGCATGCCGGAGGGCCGCATCATCCTCGCCGAAGCCGTGGTGCACCTGGCCACCGCGCCGAAGTCCAACGCCGCCTATATGGGGATCAACCAGGCGATCGCGGATGTCCGTGCCGGGCTGGGCAACGGAATCCCCGCCCACCTGCGCGACGCCCACTACCCGGGATCAAAACAGCTGGGCCACGGCAAAGGGTACAAGTACGCCCACGACGCACCGCATGCCGTGGCCACCCAGCAGTACCCCCCGGACGATCTCGTGGGCCGCAACTACTATCTCCCCACTGCCAACGGGGCCGAACGCGACATCGCCGCCAGACTTGACCGGCTCCGCAGGATCATCCGGGGCACCTGA
- a CDS encoding acVLRF1 family peptidyl-tRNA hydrolase, with protein sequence MPSPETRVAFVSGDRLPGWVDRFAASHGALAAEELDAGLQLCADDGAVALLQAPWPVDGRPGRGGDAVARLASLAAQPRSIGAVLIRRGGYSVAVVSGGAVLASKTGTRHVQSRTAAGGWSQQRFARRRTNQADALVEAVAEHAGRIFAAHRIEYLAPGGDRTLAGQVLAEPALKSYSGLGRLAFLDVPDPRAAVLKKAAADLCSVRITVTDPPE encoded by the coding sequence ATGCCCAGCCCTGAGACCCGTGTGGCGTTCGTCTCCGGGGACCGCCTGCCCGGCTGGGTGGACCGTTTCGCGGCGAGCCATGGCGCTCTGGCTGCGGAAGAGCTCGACGCCGGACTCCAGCTATGCGCCGACGACGGTGCCGTGGCTCTGCTGCAGGCTCCGTGGCCGGTGGACGGCCGGCCGGGGCGCGGCGGCGACGCGGTGGCGCGGCTGGCCTCCCTGGCCGCGCAGCCCCGCAGCATCGGTGCCGTGTTGATTCGCCGTGGCGGATATTCGGTGGCCGTGGTCAGCGGTGGCGCCGTCCTTGCGTCCAAGACCGGCACGCGCCACGTCCAGTCGCGCACGGCTGCAGGCGGCTGGTCCCAGCAGCGTTTCGCCAGGCGTCGGACCAACCAAGCCGATGCGCTGGTCGAGGCCGTTGCCGAGCACGCCGGCCGGATCTTCGCCGCGCACCGGATCGAATACCTGGCGCCTGGCGGTGACCGGACCCTGGCCGGCCAGGTGCTCGCCGAGCCCGCGCTGAAGAGTTACTCCGGACTGGGGAGGCTGGCCTTCCTGGACGTCCCGGACCCCCGCGCGGCCGTCCTGAAGAAGGCCGCCGCGGACCTGTGCTCGGTCCGGATCACGGTCACCGACCCGCCTGAGTAG
- a CDS encoding HNH endonuclease signature motif containing protein yields the protein MESRAAWSPESGEALAAVAASVAALAALAGLAGGDSAGGAGADRADSRVGETAVAADVGADPLRDFADGCLDGLALVARLEAGMAALKVHLAADYVRAEELLAAPVVSAREATARELAVVAEVAGVLTVSERTASALLSDALALVSSLPLTLAALQAGELSWQHARIMVDEAANLDRAGAAGLEAHFLDPAAPDPARGCPAGELAPGRFRAKARTWRERHHPESIEARHATGVAERRVEFVPDRDGMAWLSARLPADVAAGIWERTTAAARALQGPGESRTLAQLRADVTATWLLTTNTPGTGGVGGGDGTGGTGGGVPSPRAQVLVTVPVMALLGATEEPAMLDGYGPVPLSMARRLVADGAESFHRVLVDPRDGAPLEIGRTSYRVTKAMRQWLRLRDGKCPFPGCNNPSLDNEADHLLAWADGGGTGVANLAQPCPKHHRLKHNSTWTPAAASAEHPPGWTSPAGRHYASEYPDWEPPRWPENLLCADPFPDPGPDPDAALPPDPFPEWDQFPDWEHFTAGHPWPPADTDDHGWPPQSMTSFLVAPRMGVPDL from the coding sequence ATGGAGAGCAGAGCAGCCTGGAGCCCGGAGAGCGGGGAGGCGTTGGCGGCTGTGGCCGCGTCGGTTGCCGCCCTGGCTGCTCTCGCCGGCCTTGCCGGCGGAGATTCGGCGGGCGGGGCCGGTGCGGACCGCGCTGATTCGCGCGTTGGGGAAACCGCTGTGGCTGCTGATGTCGGGGCTGATCCGTTGCGGGATTTCGCGGACGGGTGCCTGGATGGGTTGGCGTTGGTGGCGCGGTTGGAGGCCGGGATGGCGGCGTTGAAGGTCCACCTGGCCGCCGACTATGTCCGCGCGGAGGAACTCCTGGCCGCCCCGGTCGTGTCGGCGCGGGAGGCCACGGCGCGGGAGCTGGCGGTCGTGGCGGAGGTCGCGGGTGTCCTGACCGTGAGCGAACGGACCGCTTCGGCGCTGCTCTCCGACGCGCTGGCATTGGTCTCGTCGTTGCCGTTGACGTTGGCGGCGTTGCAGGCCGGGGAGCTGTCCTGGCAGCATGCCCGGATCATGGTCGATGAGGCGGCGAACCTGGACCGGGCCGGGGCGGCGGGGCTGGAGGCGCATTTCCTGGACCCCGCCGCGCCGGATCCGGCGCGGGGGTGCCCGGCCGGGGAGCTGGCCCCGGGCCGGTTCCGGGCCAAGGCGCGCACCTGGCGCGAACGCCACCACCCGGAGAGCATCGAGGCCCGCCACGCCACGGGGGTGGCGGAGCGGCGGGTGGAGTTTGTCCCGGACCGGGACGGCATGGCCTGGCTCTCGGCCCGGCTCCCGGCCGATGTTGCGGCGGGGATCTGGGAACGGACCACCGCCGCGGCCCGGGCGCTGCAGGGCCCGGGCGAGTCCCGGACCCTGGCCCAGCTCCGCGCCGACGTCACCGCCACCTGGCTCCTCACCACCAACACCCCCGGCACCGGCGGCGTAGGCGGCGGCGACGGGACCGGCGGCACTGGCGGGGGTGTTCCGTCGCCGCGGGCGCAGGTCCTGGTCACGGTCCCGGTGATGGCTTTGCTCGGGGCCACGGAGGAACCGGCCATGCTGGACGGGTACGGGCCGGTCCCGCTCTCGATGGCCCGCCGGTTGGTCGCCGACGGCGCGGAGTCCTTCCACCGGGTCCTGGTCGACCCCCGCGACGGGGCGCCGCTGGAAATCGGGCGTACCAGTTACCGGGTCACGAAGGCGATGCGGCAGTGGCTGCGGCTGCGCGACGGCAAGTGCCCGTTCCCGGGGTGTAATAACCCGTCGCTGGATAACGAGGCCGATCACCTGCTGGCCTGGGCCGACGGCGGCGGCACCGGGGTGGCGAATCTGGCCCAGCCCTGCCCGAAACACCACCGGCTCAAACACAACTCCACCTGGACACCCGCCGCCGCCAGCGCGGAGCACCCGCCGGGCTGGACCTCACCGGCCGGACGCCACTACGCCAGCGAATACCCCGACTGGGAACCACCCCGCTGGCCCGAAAATCTCCTGTGCGCAGATCCATTCCCGGACCCCGGCCCGGACCCTGACGCCGCCCTGCCCCCGGACCCCTTCCCCGAATGGGACCAGTTCCCCGACTGGGAACACTTCACCGCCGGGCATCCATGGCCTCCGGCCGACACGGACGACCACGGCTGGCCGCCCCAGTCGATGACTTCGTTCCTGGTTGCGCCCCGCATGGGAGTGCCTGACCTCTGA
- a CDS encoding cupin, whose product MAVKSFDVPDTKRCPDKAEFDLCTVDDYSVARLILGPGWRWSESTRPYEHTDVCQHHHLGFCVSGVLEVETDEGLHSTIHANDTYAIPPGHDEWVVGPDPFVAVEFLGAASFGRRGGRGLHARI is encoded by the coding sequence ATGGCAGTGAAATCCTTCGACGTTCCCGACACCAAGCGGTGTCCGGACAAGGCCGAGTTCGATCTCTGCACCGTGGACGACTACTCCGTGGCCCGGCTGATCCTGGGCCCCGGCTGGCGGTGGTCCGAGAGCACGAGGCCCTACGAGCACACGGATGTCTGCCAGCACCACCACCTGGGCTTCTGTGTTTCCGGGGTGCTGGAAGTTGAGACGGACGAAGGACTGCACTCCACGATCCACGCCAACGACACCTACGCGATTCCGCCGGGCCACGACGAATGGGTGGTGGGCCCGGACCCGTTCGTGGCGGTGGAATTTCTGGGCGCGGCGTCATTCGGGCGCCGGGGCGGCCGCGGCCTGCACGCCAGAATCTGA
- a CDS encoding N-acetyltransferase, translating to MDLTPTPASAPAPVPVSVPRLEALMDSAWPAAERHGSGGWVLRAASGVTQRANSVWPRDPGEDPHALLSALREARLWYRSRRLPVIFQVFDGPRSAALNAVLDAEGFTRQSETLVLVRGPLGGPVSGADAGADPAVEISAAPTAEWLELWWSVDGRGGGAELAVARGILEGCASLYGLVRDDAGAPAAVARLAMPAAGSAVPGWGGLYCMATRPDARRQGFGGRIVRALLREGDARGLEGYWLLVMASNVGARDLYAQAGFRETARYRYRQERPKRHLTGC from the coding sequence ATGGACCTGACCCCGACCCCCGCATCGGCGCCTGCGCCGGTGCCTGTTTCGGTTCCGCGGCTGGAGGCCCTGATGGATTCCGCGTGGCCTGCCGCCGAGCGGCACGGGTCCGGCGGCTGGGTGCTGCGGGCGGCCTCCGGCGTGACGCAGCGGGCAAACTCTGTCTGGCCCAGGGATCCCGGCGAGGACCCGCACGCGCTGTTGTCGGCACTGCGCGAGGCGAGGCTCTGGTACCGGAGCCGCCGGCTACCTGTAATCTTTCAGGTCTTTGACGGCCCGCGCTCCGCGGCCCTCAACGCCGTCCTCGACGCCGAGGGGTTCACCCGGCAGTCCGAGACACTGGTCCTGGTCAGGGGCCCGCTTGGCGGGCCGGTAAGTGGGGCTGACGCTGGCGCGGACCCCGCCGTGGAGATTTCAGCCGCGCCGACAGCGGAGTGGCTTGAACTTTGGTGGAGCGTCGACGGGCGTGGGGGAGGAGCGGAACTCGCTGTCGCCCGCGGCATCCTCGAAGGTTGCGCTTCGCTGTACGGGCTGGTGCGCGACGACGCCGGCGCGCCCGCCGCTGTGGCGCGGCTCGCCATGCCTGCCGCCGGATCGGCGGTGCCAGGCTGGGGCGGGTTGTACTGCATGGCAACCCGTCCTGATGCGCGCCGGCAGGGCTTTGGCGGCCGGATTGTCCGGGCGCTGCTGCGCGAGGGCGATGCTCGCGGCCTCGAGGGCTACTGGCTTTTGGTGATGGCGTCCAATGTCGGCGCCCGGGACTTGTATGCGCAGGCCGGTTTCCGGGAAACCGCCCGGTACCGGTACCGGCAGGAACGGCCGAAACGGCACCTGACCGGCTGCTGA
- the aspS gene encoding aspartate--tRNA ligase, protein MLRTHDLGSLRSEHIGQTVTLAGWVGRRRDHGGVAFVDLRDASGVAQVVVREEEVFHGLRNEYVLQVTGTVSQRPAGNENPALPTGEIEVMAENVTILNTSDPLPFQIDEHVEVGEEARLKHRYLDLRRPGPARNLRLRSEANRVARELLHQDGYVEIETPTLTRSTPEGARDFVVPARLAPGSWYALPQSPQLFKQLLQVGGFEKYYQIARCYRDEDFRADRQPEFTQLDIEASFVDQDDIIQLGENIVKALWKLIDVEIPTPIQRITYNDAMARYGSDKPDLRFGQELTELTEFFKDTNFGVFKAPYVGAVVMPGGASQARRALDAWQEWAKQRGAKGLAYVLYKEDGELAGPVAKNLTDTERAGLADAVGAKPGDCIFFAAGEKTPSRALLGAARVEIGHRTGLINPSDWAFCWVVDAPMFEPAAAAVASGDVAVGAGKWTAVHHAFTSPKPEFLDTFDKDPESALSYAYDIVCNGNEIGGGSIRIHQRDVQERVFELMGLDKQDAQTKFGFLLEGFKFGAPPHGGIAFGWDRVVALLAGVESIRDVIAFPKSGGGFDPLTQAPAPITAQQRKEAGVDFKPEAKKPAEGQN, encoded by the coding sequence GTGCTGCGCACACATGACCTCGGATCCCTCCGCTCCGAGCACATTGGACAAACCGTAACCCTCGCCGGCTGGGTCGGCCGGCGTCGTGACCACGGTGGTGTCGCATTCGTTGACCTGCGCGACGCGTCCGGCGTCGCCCAGGTCGTGGTCCGTGAAGAAGAGGTCTTCCACGGCCTGCGCAACGAATACGTGCTGCAGGTCACCGGCACGGTGTCCCAGCGCCCCGCGGGCAACGAGAACCCGGCGCTTCCCACCGGTGAAATCGAGGTCATGGCCGAGAACGTCACCATTCTCAACACCTCGGACCCGTTGCCGTTCCAGATCGACGAGCACGTGGAGGTCGGCGAGGAAGCACGACTGAAGCACCGCTACCTGGATCTGCGCCGGCCCGGCCCCGCCCGCAACCTGCGCCTGCGCTCGGAAGCCAACCGCGTGGCCCGCGAGCTGCTCCACCAGGACGGCTATGTCGAGATCGAAACCCCCACACTGACCCGCTCGACGCCGGAAGGCGCCCGCGACTTCGTGGTCCCCGCACGGCTCGCACCGGGTTCCTGGTACGCGCTGCCGCAGTCCCCGCAGCTGTTCAAGCAGCTCCTGCAGGTTGGCGGCTTCGAGAAGTACTACCAGATCGCCCGCTGCTACCGCGATGAAGACTTCCGTGCGGACCGCCAGCCGGAGTTCACGCAGCTCGACATCGAGGCCAGCTTCGTGGATCAGGACGACATCATTCAGCTCGGCGAGAACATCGTCAAGGCCCTGTGGAAGCTGATCGACGTCGAGATCCCGACGCCGATCCAGCGCATCACCTACAACGACGCCATGGCCCGCTACGGTTCGGACAAGCCGGACCTGCGCTTCGGCCAGGAGCTCACCGAGCTGACTGAATTCTTCAAGGACACGAACTTCGGCGTGTTTAAGGCGCCCTACGTCGGTGCCGTCGTCATGCCCGGCGGCGCCTCCCAGGCCCGCCGCGCCCTCGACGCCTGGCAGGAATGGGCCAAGCAGCGCGGCGCCAAGGGCCTGGCCTACGTCCTGTACAAGGAAGACGGCGAACTCGCCGGTCCCGTCGCCAAGAACCTCACCGACACCGAGCGTGCGGGCCTCGCCGACGCCGTCGGCGCCAAGCCCGGTGACTGCATCTTCTTCGCAGCGGGCGAGAAGACGCCGTCACGTGCCCTCCTGGGCGCAGCCCGGGTCGAGATCGGGCACCGCACCGGACTGATCAACCCGTCCGACTGGGCCTTCTGCTGGGTTGTGGACGCTCCGATGTTCGAGCCGGCCGCCGCTGCTGTCGCCTCCGGCGATGTCGCCGTCGGTGCCGGCAAGTGGACCGCGGTGCACCATGCGTTCACGTCGCCGAAGCCGGAGTTCCTCGACACCTTCGATAAGGACCCCGAGTCGGCGCTCTCCTACGCCTACGACATCGTCTGCAACGGCAACGAAATCGGCGGCGGCTCGATCCGTATCCACCAGCGCGACGTCCAGGAGCGGGTCTTCGAGCTCATGGGCCTGGACAAGCAGGACGCCCAGACGAAGTTCGGCTTCCTCCTTGAGGGCTTCAAGTTCGGCGCCCCGCCGCACGGCGGCATCGCCTTCGGCTGGGACCGCGTCGTTGCCCTGCTGGCCGGCGTGGAGTCCATCCGCGACGTCATCGCATTCCCGAAGTCCGGCGGCGGTTTCGACCCGCTGACCCAGGCCCCTGCTCCGATCACGGCGCAGCAGCGCAAGGAAGCCGGCGTGGACTTCAAGCCCGAGGCCAAAAAGCCCGCGGAGGGCCAGAACTAA
- the rpsD gene encoding 30S ribosomal protein S4, whose protein sequence is MANNTRARRTARLSRALGIALTPKAAKYMERRPYGPGEHGRARKKQDSDYAVRLREKQRLRAQYGIREAQMTRAFEEARRTKGLTGENLIELLEMRLDALVLRAGFARTIAQARQLVVHRHILVDGVRVDRPSFRVGEGQLVHVHSRSETMPPFQVAAAGAHRDVLPMVPAYLDVKLDALQARLVRRPKRSEIPVTCEEQLVVEFYAR, encoded by the coding sequence GTGGCTAACAACACTCGTGCTCGCCGTACCGCGCGCCTTTCGCGCGCCCTCGGCATCGCTCTGACCCCCAAGGCCGCCAAGTACATGGAGCGCCGCCCGTACGGCCCCGGTGAGCACGGCCGTGCCCGCAAGAAGCAGGACTCCGACTACGCCGTTCGTCTGCGCGAAAAGCAGCGTCTGCGCGCCCAGTACGGCATCCGCGAAGCCCAGATGACCCGTGCCTTCGAAGAAGCACGCCGCACCAAGGGCCTGACCGGTGAAAACCTGATCGAACTGCTCGAAATGCGTCTCGACGCCCTCGTGCTGCGTGCCGGTTTCGCCCGCACCATCGCCCAGGCCCGCCAGCTGGTTGTGCACCGCCACATCCTCGTTGACGGCGTCCGCGTTGACCGCCCGTCTTTCCGCGTCGGCGAGGGCCAGCTGGTCCACGTCCACAGCCGCAGCGAGACCATGCCTCCGTTCCAGGTTGCAGCAGCCGGCGCCCACCGCGACGTCCTGCCGATGGTTCCGGCCTACCTGGACGTCAAGCTTGACGCCCTGCAGGCCCGCCTGGTGCGCCGCCCGAAGCGTTCCGAGATCCCCGTGACCTGCGAAGAGCAGCTCGTCGTGGAATTCTACGCACGCTAA
- the hisS gene encoding histidine--tRNA ligase, with translation MARTASLSGFPEWLPEERLVELHVLDTLRRTFELHGFSSIETRAVETVGQLLRKGEIDKEVYGLSRLQDDEGDTAAKADPHALALHFDLTVPFARYVVENAGYLSFPFRRYQIQKVWRGERPQEGRAREFTQADIDVVGDGELPFRYDVEIALVIAEALNALPIPDFLLRINNRKLAEGFYTGIGLTDTAGVLRSIDKLEKVGPAKVAELLKEELGATDEQAQAALKLAGIRTKDTSFVDQVRALGVSNELLEEGLNELEQVIAAAVQRAPGRVVADLSIARGLDYYTGTVVETVLVGHEQLGSICSGGRYDALASKGNRKFPGVGLSIGVTRLVSRILSQDLAKASRSVPTAVLVTLNSDESWGAAQDVAAQLRSRGIATEVAAKAEKFGKQIKFADRRGIPFVWFTDDDGKHQVKDIRSGEQYDADPAEWMPAEEDLHVRVTAAG, from the coding sequence ATGGCACGCACAGCCTCCCTGTCAGGATTCCCCGAGTGGCTTCCCGAGGAGCGGCTGGTGGAACTGCATGTGCTGGACACGCTGCGACGGACGTTCGAGCTCCATGGCTTCTCCTCGATCGAGACCCGCGCCGTGGAAACCGTGGGGCAGCTGCTGCGCAAGGGTGAAATCGACAAAGAGGTTTACGGCCTGAGCCGGCTCCAGGACGACGAGGGGGACACTGCGGCCAAAGCCGACCCGCACGCCCTGGCCCTGCACTTCGACCTCACCGTGCCCTTTGCACGGTACGTCGTGGAGAACGCCGGCTACCTGTCCTTCCCGTTCCGCCGCTACCAGATCCAGAAGGTCTGGCGCGGCGAGCGTCCCCAGGAGGGGCGCGCCCGGGAGTTCACCCAGGCGGACATCGACGTCGTCGGCGACGGTGAACTGCCGTTCCGCTACGACGTCGAAATCGCGCTCGTGATCGCCGAGGCCCTCAACGCCCTGCCCATCCCGGACTTCCTGCTCCGGATCAACAACCGCAAACTGGCCGAGGGCTTCTACACGGGGATCGGGCTGACCGACACCGCGGGTGTCCTCCGCAGCATCGACAAGCTGGAAAAGGTCGGACCGGCGAAGGTTGCCGAGCTGCTCAAGGAAGAGCTCGGCGCCACCGACGAGCAGGCGCAGGCCGCCCTCAAGCTCGCGGGCATCCGCACCAAGGACACCTCCTTTGTGGATCAGGTCCGGGCGCTGGGCGTCAGCAATGAGCTGCTCGAGGAAGGCCTGAACGAACTGGAGCAGGTCATCGCGGCCGCCGTGCAGCGCGCGCCGGGCCGGGTGGTCGCCGACCTCAGTATCGCCCGCGGCCTGGACTACTACACGGGCACCGTGGTGGAAACGGTCCTGGTCGGACATGAACAGCTGGGATCGATCTGCTCCGGCGGACGCTACGACGCCCTCGCCAGCAAGGGCAACCGCAAGTTCCCCGGCGTCGGGCTGTCCATCGGCGTGACCCGCCTGGTGTCCCGGATCCTGAGCCAGGACCTGGCCAAGGCCAGCCGCTCCGTCCCGACTGCCGTGCTGGTAACCCTCAACAGCGACGAGAGTTGGGGCGCGGCGCAGGACGTCGCCGCCCAGCTCCGCAGCCGGGGCATCGCCACGGAGGTGGCCGCGAAGGCAGAGAAGTTCGGCAAGCAGATCAAGTTCGCCGACCGCCGCGGCATTCCGTTCGTCTGGTTCACCGACGACGACGGCAAGCACCAGGTCAAGGACATCCGTTCGGGTGAGCAGTACGACGCCGACCCGGCTGAGTGGATGCCCGCCGAGGAGGACCTGCACGTCCGGGTCACCGCCGCGGGTTAG
- a CDS encoding DUF948 domain-containing protein — translation MSGGDIAGLIAAGVFALLVLLLAVPILKLGGVFDEVRTSIRSISDGATPLMDEVTATVSTTNEQLKKVDGISSNVSDASANISALSSLMAATVGSPLIKVASFSYGVRSALGSRKKPATGRRSR, via the coding sequence ATGTCTGGTGGCGATATTGCCGGCCTGATCGCAGCCGGAGTGTTCGCACTTCTGGTCCTGCTGCTTGCCGTGCCGATCCTGAAGCTCGGGGGAGTGTTTGACGAAGTGCGGACCTCCATCCGCTCCATCAGCGACGGCGCCACCCCGCTCATGGACGAGGTCACCGCCACGGTGTCCACCACCAACGAGCAGCTGAAGAAGGTTGACGGGATCTCCTCAAACGTCTCCGACGCCTCCGCCAACATCTCGGCGCTGTCCTCGCTCATGGCCGCCACCGTAGGCTCGCCGCTGATCAAGGTCGCGTCCTTCAGCTACGGCGTGCGCTCCGCCCTGGGCTCCCGCAAGAAGCCCGCCACCGGCCGCCGCAGCCGCTAA